One Paenibacillus sp. SYP-B4298 genomic window, GAATCTATAGCTTCTTTGCGAAGCTAACGCCAGAACAGATTAACGATCTATCGGCATTCGAAGAGGTATCGACAATTTCTACGATTGATGATGTAAATACGGTTTATTAGCAATGATTGACGGCAGTTTGCTTGCCCTTGCTCCCCGAGGCATTGGAGATGTACTTGAACGCAGAAGAAATGGCGCAGAGCTAAGGAGAGCCTGGATTTTACGGGGTCTCCATTTCGTTATGCATCGGTATCACCTGTACTAGTAGAAGCGGTTTCAAGAATAAAAAGATTTACATAAAATTCTATTAATGGTAATATAATGTTTGATTAAATAGGGAGGGAGGTAGCGATCTTTTATTTTAAATCGAGCAAGCCATTGCTCCAAAATTAAGGGAGGACATTCAATTTATGAGACTGATTAAATCGTTTGGACTGTTTAGCATGGCATTCCTATTGATCACTTCATCTGTTGCTGCCAATGCTGAAGTGGGGACCACCTGGGCAACCATCGACAACACGGTAAGCATGAACGAGAAGGCTTTACCTCTCAAGATTCAAGTCAATGAAAAGAATATCGACAATATTGAATCCGAGCAACAGGTTGTCTTTGATCTAGATGCATTGCAACCGGAAATGTATACGGGCACATCCAAAATTTTAGATGCTCTCGATTCCCAAATGAAAGAAGAACAAGTTTACTTTGCTCCAAATACATTGAAAGTAAGTGTGATGATCAAATATGACGCCGGAATTTCGAAAGAACAATTTTTGAATCAATATGCACAAGTATTTGAGGATACCGTTGTCGATCACAACGGCTTTGGTATTTATAGTTTTTTTGCAGAGCTCACTCCAGAACAGATTGAAGAGGTAGCTAGTTTTGCAGAGGTGTCATCGATATCCACAACGGATGATGTTGTTTCTGTATATGGAGAATTTGTGGAGGGTCAAGAGGGGACATATCTCAATGCTGCCACCGAAATGACAGGAATTAAGAAAGCCAGATCAGATTACGGGGTTACAGGGAATCGTGACGGATTGGCATCGTACTCCAAAAATGATTCCGTAATTGCAGTTATTGATACGGGTATTGACGGTGGGCATGTTGATTTGAGTGGTGGAAAAATAATAGGATGGAAGGATTTCGTGAATGGGCAGGCAAACCCGTATGATGACTTAGGGCATGGATCTCATGTCGCAAGTATTGCTGCGGGAACTGGAGCAGGAGATCCTAATGTCCAAGCCGGGGTCGCTCCTGGAGCTGCTCTAGTAGGGCTAAAAGTATGCTTGAGCAATACGAACTGCTCGACTCAGAATATATTAGACGCGATGGATTGGATCATCAATAACAAGGATACGTATGGGATTGATGTCATTAATATTAGTTTGGGAAGCTCCGGCAGTCCCGATGCAAGCTTCTGCAGCAAGGTAGCTTCCGCTGCTAATAAAGGGATTTTGACGGTTGTAGCTGCAGGCAATACCTCTACGGGAGCTAATTATTTTTCTTTGAACCGTCTGGGTAAATGTTCAAATGTTATATCCGTTGGCAATATGGCTGATCCCTACGAAGGGGGCTGGTATCTTAACCATACTTCGAATAGAGGCAATGGCTCACAGGGGCCATCCATGACAGCTCCGGGAACATTAATTAGAGCTGCCAAGGCGAACTCCATCAACGAATATGTCTCTGCTACGGGAACATCTATGGCATCTCCGATGATTGCCGGACTCGCTGCATTAATGCTCCATGCTAGTAATGGAAGTGTATCCTATAATTTTATTACAGAGGATTTTGGAATGAATGGCTATGATAAAGTGTATGGAAATGGACTTATACTGGGCCATAACACGATAAAGGCTGCGAAGGGCTCCTCCTCGGGTTCGTTCAATAACTTCCGTGATCATATTAGGGCTCAATCCAGTATTAATGCCAATACCATTGATTTTTATGACATAAAGGTAAATAGTACATCGGCATTTTTTGCAAATACCTTGATCATTAATGATGAAAATGGGGCTAAGCTTGAGTTGTATGTATGGGGACCTGGCGTTGAACCTATTCAGAATGGTCAATTAAGATTGGATTTAGCACTACGGAGTAGTACGGTGAATCTGCCACAACAAACCATTAGCTTCAAGCCAACATCAACAGGTAAATATAAAATTGGGATACTAGCCCGTAACAATGCCACTTATGCTATAGATTGGTCAGGCCAAATCTCTCTTTAAAAGTTGTCATACTGCTTCCTTCTAGCTCCAGAAGTGGCTATCGCACCCTATGTGGGTGCGATAGTTTTTTTATAAGGTATAATTGCGGTTTAGCGGTCTGTCTAATTGGTGTGAAGAGTAGGATCGCAGCGATGGCGCTCTTGCTTCCATAGCTTCACATATGAAAGGCATTTCACTGGTGCGAATGTGAGGCTCACATGATTTTCCCGGCTCATTCGCACCTCAAAAATTGTCGAAAAAAGTTGGTAATTATTAATTTTTTATACAGACAAGATCAATATCATTTATCTGTTGCCAAATTTGCTCAGAAAGGTGTATGATTGTTGCATAATGTGCAATTAAAAGGTCAAAATCGCTGTCGCACCTCGTGTAGGTGCGTGGATTGAAATAACTTTGCAGTCATTTGTTGAGTTCAGGAAAAAAAGTCGCACCTCGTGTAGGTGCGTGGATTGAAATCTGGGAGGTTGTCTGCATTATTCAACCCGTTCTCGTCGCACCTCGTGTAGGTGCGTGGATTGA contains:
- a CDS encoding S8 family serine peptidase encodes the protein MRLIKSFGLFSMAFLLITSSVAANAEVGTTWATIDNTVSMNEKALPLKIQVNEKNIDNIESEQQVVFDLDALQPEMYTGTSKILDALDSQMKEEQVYFAPNTLKVSVMIKYDAGISKEQFLNQYAQVFEDTVVDHNGFGIYSFFAELTPEQIEEVASFAEVSSISTTDDVVSVYGEFVEGQEGTYLNAATEMTGIKKARSDYGVTGNRDGLASYSKNDSVIAVIDTGIDGGHVDLSGGKIIGWKDFVNGQANPYDDLGHGSHVASIAAGTGAGDPNVQAGVAPGAALVGLKVCLSNTNCSTQNILDAMDWIINNKDTYGIDVINISLGSSGSPDASFCSKVASAANKGILTVVAAGNTSTGANYFSLNRLGKCSNVISVGNMADPYEGGWYLNHTSNRGNGSQGPSMTAPGTLIRAAKANSINEYVSATGTSMASPMIAGLAALMLHASNGSVSYNFITEDFGMNGYDKVYGNGLILGHNTIKAAKGSSSGSFNNFRDHIRAQSSINANTIDFYDIKVNSTSAFFANTLIINDENGAKLELYVWGPGVEPIQNGQLRLDLALRSSTVNLPQQTISFKPTSTGKYKIGILARNNATYAIDWSGQISL